A region from the Musa acuminata AAA Group cultivar baxijiao chromosome BXJ1-10, Cavendish_Baxijiao_AAA, whole genome shotgun sequence genome encodes:
- the LOC135596278 gene encoding peroxidase P7-like, translating into MATSWRSCLTLCFLFLLASASMAQLSPSFYSLTCPTLRVVVLLRMTQAVLQEPRMGASILRLFFHDCFVNGCDASVLLDDTATFTGEKNAGPNANSLRGFDVIDDIKSAVELVCPGTVSCADILALAARDGVVLLGGPSWTVPLGRRDATTASQSAANSNLPSPASSLSQLISAFSAQGLSARDMTALSGAHTIGQARCVNFRSHIYDDTNIDADFASQRQQNCPSSGGDNSLAPLDLQTATEFDNAYYQNLVGFQGLLHSDQELFNNGSQDSLVQQYSTDGSTFFSDFAAAMVKMGNIKPLTGSNGEIRLDCRKVN; encoded by the exons ATGGCCACCTCCTGGAGAAGCTGCCTCACACTTTGTTTCCTCTTCTTGCTTGCTTCGGCTTCCATGGCGCAGCTGTCGCCTTCGTTTTACAGCCTGACATGTCCAACTCTGCGGGTCGTCGTGCTTCTGAGAATGACGCAGGCCGTCCTTCAGGAGCCGAGGATGGGCGCATCCATTCTTCGGCTCTTCTTCCATGACTGCTTCGTAAAT GGCTGCGACGCATCGGTCCTACTGGATGACACGGCGACGTTCACCGGTGAGAAGAACGCTGGTCCAAACGCTAACTCCCTGCGTGGCTTCGACGTGATCGACGACATAAAGTCCGCCGTCGAGCTGGTGTGTCCCGGCACGGTCTCGTGTGCTGACATCCTCGCGCTTGCCGCTCGTGATGGCGTTGTGCTG CTTGGTGGCCCATCTTGGACAGTGCCACTGGGACGCAGGGACGCCACCACAGCCAGCCAAAGCGCGGCCAACAGCAACCTCCCGAGCCCCGCCTCCAGTCTATCCCAGCTCATCTCCGCCTTCTCCGCCCAGGGGTTGAGCGCCCGCGACATGACCGCGCTCTCCGGCGCCCACACCATCGGCCAGGCCCGCTGCGTCAACTTCCGCTCCCACATCTACGACGACACCAACATCGACGCCGACTTCGCGTCGCAGCGCCAACAGAACTGCCCGTCCTCCGGCGGCGACAACAGCCTAGCTCCGCTCGACCTCCAGACGGCCACCGAGTTCGACAACGCGTACTATCAGAACCTGGTGGGTTTCCAGGGCCTCCTCCACTCGGACCAGGAGCTCTTCAACAACGGGTCGCAGGACTCGCTGGTGCAGCAGTACAGCACAGACGGTTCCACCTTTTTTAGCGACTTTGCAGCGGCCATGGTGAAGATGGGAAACATCAAACCTCTCACGGGATCCAACGGGGAGATTAGGTTGGATTGCAGGAAGGTGAACTGA
- the LOC103969415 gene encoding peroxidase P7 translates to MAVSVESFLKLCFLFCLVSTSSGQLSPTFYLQTCPTLQTIVSLTMTTTVLLDPRMGASLLRLFFHDCFVNGCDASVLLDDTATFTGEKNAGPNANSLRGFGVIDTIKAAVELVCPGTVSCADILALAARDGVALLGGPSWTVALGRRDATTASQSAANSNLPGPGSSLSQLIAAFATKGLNARDMTALSGAHTIGQARCVNFRSHIYNDANVDAGFASQRQRNCPSSGGDNNLAPLDVQTANTFDNAYYRNLIAMRGLLHSDQELFNNGTQDALVQQYSTNAAAFAADFAAAMVKMGNISPLTGSSGEIRSNCRRVN, encoded by the exons ATGGCGGTTTCTGTGGAAAGCTTCCTCAAACTCTGCTTCCTCTTCTGCCTCGTGTCTACTTCCAGTGGGCAGCTGTCGCCTACGTTCTACCTTCAGACGTGCCCAACTCTGCAGACTATCGTGAGCCTGACCATGACGACGACCGTCCTCCTCGATCCGCGGATGGGAGCCTCCCTTCTTCGTCTCTTCTTCCACGACTGCTTCGTAAAT GGCTGCGACGCGTCGGTGCTGCTGGACGACACCGCCACGTTCACTGGGGAGAAGAACGCAGGTCCGAACGCCAACTCCCTGCGCGGCTTCGGCGTCATCGACACCATCAAAGCCGCGGTGGAGTTGGTGTGCCCCGGCACGGTCTCCTGCGCCGACATTCTCGCGTTGGCCGCACGCGACGGCGTGGCTCTG CTCGGTGGACCATCTTGGACCGTGGCGTTGGGACGTAGGGACGCCACCACCGCCAGCCAAAGCGCGGCCAATAGCAACCTCCCGGGCCCCGGCTCCAGCCTTTCCCAGCTCATCGCCGCGTTCGCCACGAAGGGCTTGAACGCCCGCGACATGACCGCGCTCTCCGGCGCCCACACCATCGGCCAGGCCCGCTGCGTCAACTTCCGCTCCCACATCTACAACGACGCCAACGTCGACGCCGGCTTCGCCTCCCAGCGCCAGCGGAACTGCCCCTCCTCCGGCGGCGACAATAACCTGGCCCCGCTCGACGTCCAGACCGCCAACACCTTCGACAACGCGTACTACCGGAACCTCATCGCCATGCGGGGTCTCCTCCACTCGGATCAGGAGCTCTTCAACAATGGAACGCAGGACGCGCTGGTGCAGCAGTACAGCACCAACGCTGCAGCTTTCGCGGCCGACTTCGCGGCGGCCATGGTGAAGATGGGGAACATCAGCCCGCTGACGGGAAGCAGCGGAGAGATCAGATCGAACTGCAGGAGGGTGAACTGA
- the LOC135596277 gene encoding peroxidase P7-like isoform X1 — protein MAFFLDRLFPFFLFCLLACPAAHAQLSPTFYAVSCPNLESIVRSAMSQAVAKENRMGASILRLFFHDCFVNPQGCDASVLLDDTATFTGEKNAIPNNGSLRGYEVIDAIKTSVEAACAATVSCADILALAARDGVVLLGGPSWTVQLGRRDATTASQSAANTDIPAPFHDLPKLISLFVSKGFSAQDMTALSGAHTIGQARCLNFRPHVYNDTNVDGSFAALRRQGCPSVGGDDNLAPLDLQSPEAFDNLYYQNLMLNKGLLHSDQELFNGGSQDSVVMTYSTNAAAFQSDFAAAMVKMGNMSPLTGTIGEIRLNCRTVNF, from the exons ATGGCTTTCTTCCTCGACAGACTCttccctttcttcctcttctgtcTGCTTGCATGCCCCGCCGCCCATGCCCAGTTGTCGCCCACCTTCTACGCCGTGAGCTGCCCCAACCTAGAAAGCATTGTGCGCTCGGCGATGTCGCAGGCCGTCGCCAAGGAGAACAGAATGGGCGCATCCATTCTGCGCCTCTTCTTCCATGACTGCTTTGTTAAC CCTCAGGGTTGTGATGCATCGGTCCTCCTCGATGACACCGCCACCTTCACCGGCGAGAAGAACGCGATCCCCAACAACGGCTCTTTACGAGGCTATGAAGTGATCGACGCCATCAAGACCAGCGTCGAAGCAGCTTGCGCTGCCACCGTGTCGTGCGCCGACATATTAGCTCTCGCAGCGCGGGATGGCGTCGTCCTG CTCGGAGGACCGAGTTGGACCGTGCAACTCGGACGCAGGGACGCGACGACGGCGAGCCAGAGTGCGGCGAACACCGACATCCCTGCACCCTTCCACGACCTCCCCAAACTCATCTCCTTGTTCGTCTCCAAGGGATTCAGCGCGCAGGACATGACCGCGCTCTCAGGAGCGCACACCATCGGCCAAGCGCGGTGCCTCAACTTCCGGCCGCACGTCTACAACGACACCAACGTGGATGGCAGCTTCGCGGCCCTCCGCAGGCAAGGCTGCCCCTCCGTCGGAGGCGACGACAACTTGGCTCCTCTTGACCTCCAGAGCCCGGAAGCGTTCGACAACCTGTACTACCAGAACCTGATGCTCAACAAGGGACTGCTTCACTCGGACCAGGAGCTCTTCAATGGCGGATCCCAGGACTCGGTGGTGATGACGTACAGCACCAATGCAGCCGCGTTTCAGAGCGATTTTGCGGCGGCGATGGTGAAGATGGGGAACATGAGCCCGTTGACGGGGACCATCGGGGAGATCAGATTGAACTGCAGGACGGTAAATTTTTGA
- the LOC135596277 gene encoding peroxidase P7-like isoform X2, with protein sequence MAFFLDRLFPFFLFCLLACPAAHAQLSPTFYAVSCPNLESIVRSAMSQAVAKENRMGASILRLFFHDCFVNGCDASVLLDDTATFTGEKNAIPNNGSLRGYEVIDAIKTSVEAACAATVSCADILALAARDGVVLLGGPSWTVQLGRRDATTASQSAANTDIPAPFHDLPKLISLFVSKGFSAQDMTALSGAHTIGQARCLNFRPHVYNDTNVDGSFAALRRQGCPSVGGDDNLAPLDLQSPEAFDNLYYQNLMLNKGLLHSDQELFNGGSQDSVVMTYSTNAAAFQSDFAAAMVKMGNMSPLTGTIGEIRLNCRTVNF encoded by the exons ATGGCTTTCTTCCTCGACAGACTCttccctttcttcctcttctgtcTGCTTGCATGCCCCGCCGCCCATGCCCAGTTGTCGCCCACCTTCTACGCCGTGAGCTGCCCCAACCTAGAAAGCATTGTGCGCTCGGCGATGTCGCAGGCCGTCGCCAAGGAGAACAGAATGGGCGCATCCATTCTGCGCCTCTTCTTCCATGACTGCTTTGTTAAC GGTTGTGATGCATCGGTCCTCCTCGATGACACCGCCACCTTCACCGGCGAGAAGAACGCGATCCCCAACAACGGCTCTTTACGAGGCTATGAAGTGATCGACGCCATCAAGACCAGCGTCGAAGCAGCTTGCGCTGCCACCGTGTCGTGCGCCGACATATTAGCTCTCGCAGCGCGGGATGGCGTCGTCCTG CTCGGAGGACCGAGTTGGACCGTGCAACTCGGACGCAGGGACGCGACGACGGCGAGCCAGAGTGCGGCGAACACCGACATCCCTGCACCCTTCCACGACCTCCCCAAACTCATCTCCTTGTTCGTCTCCAAGGGATTCAGCGCGCAGGACATGACCGCGCTCTCAGGAGCGCACACCATCGGCCAAGCGCGGTGCCTCAACTTCCGGCCGCACGTCTACAACGACACCAACGTGGATGGCAGCTTCGCGGCCCTCCGCAGGCAAGGCTGCCCCTCCGTCGGAGGCGACGACAACTTGGCTCCTCTTGACCTCCAGAGCCCGGAAGCGTTCGACAACCTGTACTACCAGAACCTGATGCTCAACAAGGGACTGCTTCACTCGGACCAGGAGCTCTTCAATGGCGGATCCCAGGACTCGGTGGTGATGACGTACAGCACCAATGCAGCCGCGTTTCAGAGCGATTTTGCGGCGGCGATGGTGAAGATGGGGAACATGAGCCCGTTGACGGGGACCATCGGGGAGATCAGATTGAACTGCAGGACGGTAAATTTTTGA